The genomic region gcttaacttttttattccattgccaaattaatttatagtgTTTCGGAAGAAAGTTAGATAGGTGTGCGAGGTTTCTGACAGGAAAGTTgaggaaaatattataaaggCTGGAAAATAGGTACAATTTTGTAGTAAGACATATTAAGATGAATGATTTGAAAGACTTATGGGTATGATCTTGAATTGATTGCTTCCGTAGTCACAGAACTTTGGTTTCTTTCACAATAAAGTACCATTCCGAGTTGGGAGACATCCCGAGCTTTCTAACGTTTTCCATCACATCAtctttccatattttttttggtcTTCCTCCAGCTCTCTGTCCTTGTAGTCTCCATTCTGCAAATCTTCTCACTCCTCTCTCTCCCTGCATCGTTTCCAAATATCCCAGCCATACTATTTTCTGCACTTTAATGTGTCGTTCTATGTCTTCTTCGTTCTATGTTCCATGAGCTGGTACAATTCGTTGCTCATTCTTAACCTTGCATCGATCGTATCTTGATATCTAGTGCTTATTATTGTTACTATATTTTTCTCTCTACTCTTGATGTTAATGAAAGTACTCTTAGGTTCAACGGCTTTCACAAACACTCCCAACTTAAAACAccatatttaagaaaacttttcaaaaatgcCCAACTTTTTTATTCCATTGCCAAATTAATTCATAGTGTATCGGAAGAAAGTTGGATAGGTGTGCGAGGTTTCTGACAGGAAATTGAGGAAAATATTAGAACGAGTTATTTCACCATAAAGGCTGGAAAATAGGAGGACACTTTAAATGTATATACACTgggtttcaaaagaaatgaaCCACCCCGAAGGAAAAGATGCAGAACTTCAAAATTACGTAGAAATAGTTAGTGCCTAGAGACAaacaaatgattaaattttcataaactcTTATACATTCAGTAACCCTTCGTGGCATGCTCAAATCAGATGGTCGATTGCCTCTTGGGACAGCTCATTCCAGACTACCTGCAGCTGTTGACGTAATTCCTCTAAAGTGTTGGGAGGATGGGGTAATCGACGCAATTTTCTGTGCATCATATCCCAGACATGTTCAATAGGGTTTAAGTATATACGGGAATAAGGGATCTTGCTGACCAAGGCAATTGAACATTGTTTTGTGCTAGGAACTCTAACGTTACGTGAGCAATATGAGGTCGCGCATTATCGTGTTGGAAGACGGGCTCTGGAAAGTCTTGAAGGAAAGGCACCGGGTCTTCGAACTCATGACATTTTTGAGACACTAACTTTACTAATGCAATGACAACAATCACAAACAAACGGCGAACTACTCCGAAAAATACTATTCAACAACACGTAATTTCAGGACCTAACAGACAGATAATTTCTATCAGCTGTGGCAGATGACcgtcaaaatttaatcatttgttTGTCTACATGGACTAACTGATTCTACATAATTTCAAAGTTCTTCGCCTACTCCTACGGGGCGGttcatttcttttgaaaagCAGAATAGATGACCCGTGGGGACCAGAATAGGTACAATTTTGTAGTAAGACATATTAAGATGAATGATTTGAAAGACTTATTGGTAAGATCTTGAAGGAATTGCTTTCGTAGTCACAGGAGATTGAGATGGACGGAGAACGTGATGTTCTTCTCCTTTTAGTCCTACAGTCCTCTATGAAGTTTGCAAGCTTTCTAATGTTTTCCATCACATCATccttccatattttttttggtcTTCCTCCAGCTCTCTGTTCTTGTGATCTCCATTCTGCAAATCTTCTCACTCCTCTCTCTCCCTGCATCGTTTCCAGATATCTCAGCCATACTGTTCTCTGCGCTTTTATGTGTCGTTCCATGTCTTCTTCGTTCTATATTCCATGAGCTGGCTCATTCTTAATTTCTAGTGCTTATTACTATATTTTTCTCTCTACTCTTGATGAAAGTACTCTTAGGTTGAACGGTTTTTACAAACACTCCCAACTTGAAACTccatatttaagaaaacttttcaaaaatgcctaacttttttattccatTGCCAAATTAATTCATAGTGTTTCGGAAGAAACTTAGATAGGTGTGCTTTCTGACAGGAAAGTTGTATCTTGTGTTTCTAGTGGTTTTGAATTTCAATTAACTGCTTACTATATTACACTATTTGACTACTACTTTGTCTTCTTCCTCTAAATATCCAATTTCCTATCACATTGAGTTTATAATCTAATCATAATAGATTTGTAAAAATCTAATTACATCTTACGAGATTAAATACATCATTTTATGACGAAACGAgaattttagtaattaataaaacgcGAATTCAATGGAAAAACACATAAAGGGCCGCAATCTTGATAAAAGCTTTCAAGGGAAATCGGTCGTTTAGATGAGAAACGATGGTCCATGAAGGGATTGGACGATATATTTTATTAGGAAGAGAGGGGTCCGACAACTTCACTCCCGTTCCTTCGTCACTGATTTATTCGGGGGTGTTTACCCTTATCGTGCTTTGTAAGTCGTTTTATGGGTCCCTAAAAAGAAATCCCGAGGGTGTACACAAAAAGTATCTGCTCACCTAATTCTATTAGTTtaagtataaatttaaaaaaattattgtatttatttatttttctttttgttatagGTGGTTTGGGATTGAGAGATGTCAACGTTATCATCCCTTTATCGATCGAAAGAGGAGACAAGGCAATAATGAAATGTCTATACGATTTAGAAGGCGAAGCTTTGTATGCCGTGAAATGGTACAAAGgaggaaaagaattttttcgaTACGCCCCCAAAGAAACACCGTCGATGAAGCATTTTCCTATAGCCGGGTTGAGGGTAATCGAATACGAATCGAATGCTACTCAAGTTGTTCTCGACAACGTTCAATTGGAGAATAGCGGGGATTATCTCTGTGAAGTTACCGCTGATGGTCCCGGGTTTTATACTAGAGAAGTTAACGGAGAACTACAAGTAAGttcgcaaaaaaattaataaagaaataattaaggGAAAAGTGTTGTTGTCAATATGGTGGGTTAAACTGTAAATTCCCGAGTTTTTCTATTTCACCAGGTGCCACCAAACAAATTGTGTAAATATGTTCTTTCATCGCACGCACGAGTTCGAAtcgattttttcgaaaaaaaagtaATGCTATTTATAACCCGTTTCAGGTTGTTATTTCACCGAGAGAAGACCcgaaaataacgaaaataaacactaaataccGCGCGGGGGAAGCATTAGTTGGACAATGTACATCAAAAGATTCTAAACCAGCCGCGAATTTAACATGgtatatcaatggaaagccGGCCAAACAAATCCACACAAGAcatcaaaaaccaaaaacgaATGAATTTGGATTAGAAACGTAAAATtaacctatgcgaagttagcccccaattagatatgattttatattttcaccTCTCAACCGAGCGGAAGTCAttactcgtaaacgatgtactcGATTATTTAGGTCTATAGTCCATAGTTTTTTCTATCGAAATGATAAAACGCTCGATCTTAATTCCATTTGCTGGATTTTATTCAGTATCGTCTTCTTCAAGCACCTCGCAAGCAAGGAAAGTAGCTAAAACGggctattaataataattatttattcccAAAAAAACATAAAGTTACAGGTCGTGTTTTGATTTCTCGTACTGTAGTTATGTAACTCCTCTCAACATAATATACcattcaaattttcttttacgaacatcaaacatttataaatgtacAACGAGTAAACGGACATTATTtctgattttataaaaagtggCCTACATCTTTCTAGTTGATTAGCTTTGAATAGCGTTCTTACTGTTGGTGAACTTTCCCAAAACAGAATGCTATATATTATGACACAATCAAATGCCTTTGTAAGGTCCAACattatagcataaatcacaaaatgtcaaaattggacgatttttcttaataaaatcaactataatttaagtactaaaactgatggagaacgacgttatgaataaaaaatattcgtaatacatcaagaaatcataatccataatcatttcatatttatctatcaccagtttctaatgatatagcataaatcacaaaatgtcaaaattggacgatttttcttaataatatcaaCGATAatttaagtactaaaactgatggagaaagacgttatgaataaaaaatattcctaatgcatcaagaaatcataatccataatcatttCATATTTAACCATCActagtttctaatgatatagcataaatcacaaaatgtcaaaattggacgatttttcttaataaaatcaattataatttaaggattaaaactgatggagaaagacgttatgaataaaaaatattcctaatgcatcaagagatcataatccataatcatttcatatttatctatcgccagtttctaatgatatagcataaatcacagaatgtcaaaattggatgatttttcttaataatatcaaCGATAatttaagtactaaaactgatggagaaagacgttatgaataaaaaatattcctaatgcatcaagaaatcacaATCCATAATCATTTCATATTTAACCATCActagtttctaatgatatagcataaatcacaaaatgtcaaaattggaagattttccttaataaaatcaactataatttaagtactaaaacgatggagaaagacgttatgaataaaaaatattcctaatgcatcaagaaatcataatccataatcatttcatatttatctctcaccagtttctaatgatataacataaatcacaaaatgtcaaaattggacgatttttcttaataatatcaaCGATAatttaagtactaaaactgatggagaaagacgttatgaataaaaaatattcctaatgcatcaagaaatcataatccataatcatttcatatttatccatcaccagtttctaatgatatagcataaatcacaaaatgtcaaaattggacgatttttcttaataatatgaACGATAatttaagtactaaaactgatggagaatgacgttatgaacaaaaaatattcctgatgcatcaaaaaatcataatccataatcatttcatatttatctatcgccagtttctaatgatatagcataaatcacaaaatgtcaaaattggacgatttttcttaataaaatcaactataatttaaatactaaaactgatggagaaagacgttatgaacaaaaaatattcctaaagcatcaagaaatcattatccataattatttcatatttatccatcaccagtttctaatgatatagcataaatcacaaaatgtcaaaattggacgatttttcttaataaaatcaactataatttaagtactaaaactgatggagaaagacgttatgaataaaaaatattcctaatgcatcaagaaatcataatccataatcatttcatatttaaccatcaccagtttctaatgatatagcataaatcacaaaatgtaaaaattggacgatttttcttaataaaatcaactataatttaagtactaaaactgatggagaaagacattatgaacaaaaaatattcgtaatgcatcaagaaaccataatccataatcatttcatatttatctatcaccaatttctaatgatatagcataaattacaaaatgtcaaaattggacgatttttcttaataaaatcaactataatttaagtactaaaactgatggagaaagacattatgaacaaaaaatattcgtAATGCATCAAAAAAcaataatccataatcatttcatatttatctatcaccagtttctaatgatataacataaatcacaaaatgtcaaaattggacgatttttcttaataatatcaaCGATAatttaagtactaaaactgatggagaaagacgttatgaataaaaaatattcctaatgcatcaagaaatcataatccataatcatttcatatttatccatcaccagtttctaatgatatagcataaatcacaaaatgtcaaaattgaacgatttttcttaataaaatcaacgataatttaaatactaaaactgatggagaaagacgttatgaacaaaaaatattcctaaagcatcaagaaatc from Onthophagus taurus isolate NC chromosome 5, IU_Otau_3.0, whole genome shotgun sequence harbors:
- the LOC111426706 gene encoding fasciclin-3-like isoform X1; amino-acid sequence: MISLSIFKWIVIFTTIFAGGLGLRDVNVIIPLSIERGDKAIMKCLYDLEGEALYAVKWYKGGKEFFRYAPKETPSMKHFPIAGLRVIEYESNATQVVLDNVQLENSGDYLCEVTADGPGFYTREVNGELQVVISPREDPKITKINTKYRAGEALVGQCTSKDSKPAANLTWYINGKPAKQIHTRHQKPKTNEFGLETAVSNIRQIIAPELFAEGRLKIKCSAIIYDVYHRSFEMSIELDKPKPRYAITMSTPATMGFSGSNIHETYPYNTFRLSPIDDATIPSRTPKHPSNLILILFLLILVLLRR
- the LOC111426706 gene encoding uncharacterized protein isoform X2; translation: MKCLYDLEGEALYAVKWYKGGKEFFRYAPKETPSMKHFPIAGLRVIEYESNATQVVLDNVQLENSGDYLCEVTADGPGFYTREVNGELQVVISPREDPKITKINTKYRAGEALVGQCTSKDSKPAANLTWYINGKPAKQIHTRHQKPKTNEFGLETAVSNIRQIIAPELFAEGRLKIKCSAIIYDVYHRSFEMSIELDKPKPRYAITMSTPATMGFSGSNIHETYPYNTFRLSPIDDATIPSRTPKHPSNLILILFLLILVLLRR